In Massilia antarctica, the following are encoded in one genomic region:
- a CDS encoding PAS domain-containing hybrid sensor histidine kinase/response regulator encodes MPRTLKRPPDNGRALVQRLIKSEALQDAIFNSANFSSIATDAQGVIQIFNVGAERMLGYSAVDVVDLITPAAFSDPQEVIARAAALSIERGTPIAPGFEALVFKASRGIEDIYELTYICKNGSRQPAVVSVTALRDAGGVIIGYLLIGTDNTARKNAELALVRAGALQAAIFNSANFSSIATDARGVIQIFNVGAEKMLGYAAADVVDRITPADISEPEEVVARAASLSDELDTPIAPGFEALVFKASRGIEDIYELTYIRKDGSRFPAVVSVTALRDAEGAIIGYLLIGTDNTARKQVEAEQALLDQRLRDQQFYTRSLIESNIDALMTTDPHGIISDVNHQMEALTGCTRDELIGAPFKNYFTDAARAEAGIKRVLASGKVTNYELTARARDGKETVVSYNATTFHDRDRKLRGVFAAARDVTERQHFEQAMQANNVELEAARAAAEKANLAKSDFLSSMSHELRTPLNGVLGFAQLMASDDPPPTVKQQRSINQILKGGWYLLRLINEILDLAQIESGKVSMSTEPMSLTEVLDDCYELVGPQAAARGIFLLFPAPGTPFHIHADRVRVKQVLINLLSNAIKYNSAEGSVHVSCSAYAGGMVRVYVTDTGAGLGREQLAQLFQPFNRLGQESGAEEGTGIGLVVTKQLVELMGGSIGVESELGRGSRFWVDFASCPAPAAAPALSASDAAALARARPVPGAALRTLLYVEDNPANLLLVEQLMERRPDLKLLTAIDAHLGIALARAYQPSVILMDINLPNLSGFDALRMLRGYPETAHIPVLALSANAMPRDIARGMEAGFLRYLTKPIQIAGFMEALDVALLHAQQHGHDPLATFAH; translated from the coding sequence ATGCCGCGCACGCTCAAACGGCCGCCCGACAATGGACGCGCGCTGGTGCAGCGCCTGATCAAGTCGGAAGCCTTGCAGGACGCCATCTTCAACAGCGCCAACTTTTCCAGCATCGCCACCGATGCCCAGGGCGTGATCCAGATCTTCAATGTCGGCGCCGAGCGCATGCTGGGCTATTCGGCGGTCGACGTGGTCGACTTGATTACCCCGGCCGCGTTTTCCGATCCGCAAGAAGTGATCGCGCGCGCCGCCGCCCTCAGCATCGAGCGGGGCACACCGATCGCGCCCGGCTTCGAGGCCCTGGTGTTCAAGGCCTCGCGCGGCATCGAAGACATTTACGAACTCACTTACATTTGCAAGAACGGCAGCCGCCAGCCGGCGGTGGTGTCGGTGACGGCCTTGCGCGATGCCGGCGGCGTCATCATCGGCTATTTGCTGATCGGCACCGACAATACGGCGCGCAAGAATGCCGAGCTAGCCCTGGTGCGCGCGGGTGCCCTGCAAGCGGCCATCTTCAACAGCGCCAATTTTTCCAGCATCGCCACCGATGCCCGCGGCGTGATCCAGATTTTTAACGTCGGCGCCGAAAAGATGCTCGGCTACGCGGCCGCCGACGTGGTCGACCGCATCACCCCGGCCGATATTTCCGAACCGGAGGAAGTGGTGGCGCGCGCCGCCAGCCTCAGCGACGAACTCGACACCCCGATCGCGCCCGGCTTCGAGGCGCTGGTGTTCAAGGCCTCGCGCGGGATCGAGGACATTTATGAGCTCACCTATATCCGCAAGGATGGCAGCCGCTTCCCGGCCGTGGTGTCGGTGACGGCCCTGCGCGACGCCGAGGGCGCCATCATCGGTTATCTCTTGATCGGCACCGACAATACCGCCCGCAAACAGGTCGAGGCCGAACAAGCCCTGCTCGACCAGCGCCTGCGCGACCAGCAGTTCTACACCCGCTCCCTGATCGAATCGAATATCGACGCCTTGATGACCACCGATCCGCACGGCATCATCAGCGACGTGAACCACCAGATGGAAGCGCTGACCGGCTGCACCCGCGACGAACTGATCGGGGCCCCGTTCAAGAATTACTTCACCGATGCGGCGCGCGCCGAGGCCGGCATCAAGCGGGTGCTGGCGTCCGGCAAGGTCACCAACTACGAACTGACCGCGCGCGCCCGCGACGGCAAGGAAACGGTGGTGTCCTACAATGCCACCACCTTTCACGACCGCGACCGCAAGTTGCGCGGCGTGTTCGCCGCCGCGCGCGACGTCACCGAACGCCAGCACTTCGAGCAAGCCATGCAAGCCAACAATGTCGAACTCGAAGCGGCCCGGGCTGCCGCCGAAAAAGCCAACCTGGCCAAATCGGATTTCCTGTCGAGCATGAGTCATGAATTGCGCACCCCGCTCAACGGCGTGCTCGGCTTCGCCCAGCTGATGGCATCGGACGATCCGCCGCCCACGGTCAAGCAACAGCGCTCGATCAACCAGATCCTCAAGGGCGGCTGGTACCTGCTGCGTCTGATCAATGAAATCCTCGACCTGGCCCAGATCGAATCGGGCAAGGTGTCGATGTCGACCGAACCGATGTCGCTCACCGAGGTGCTCGACGATTGCTACGAGCTGGTCGGGCCGCAGGCGGCGGCGCGCGGCATTTTCCTGCTATTCCCCGCGCCCGGCACGCCCTTCCACATCCACGCCGACCGGGTGCGGGTCAAGCAGGTGCTGATCAATCTGCTGTCGAACGCCATCAAGTACAACAGCGCCGAGGGCTCGGTCCACGTGTCGTGTTCCGCGTACGCGGGCGGCATGGTGCGGGTGTACGTGACCGATACCGGGGCCGGCCTGGGCCGCGAGCAGCTGGCGCAACTGTTCCAGCCGTTTAACCGCCTGGGGCAGGAAAGCGGGGCCGAGGAGGGCACCGGCATCGGCCTGGTCGTGACCAAGCAGCTGGTCGAGCTGATGGGCGGCAGCATTGGGGTCGAGAGCGAGCTGGGGCGCGGTTCGCGCTTCTGGGTCGACTTCGCGTCCTGCCCGGCCCCGGCCGCGGCGCCGGCGCTGTCGGCGTCCGACGCCGCCGCGTTGGCGCGTGCCCGGCCGGTACCCGGCGCGGCGCTGCGCACTCTGCTGTATGTGGAAGACAATCCCGCCAATCTGCTGCTGGTCGAGCAATTGATGGAGCGCCGTCCCGACCTCAAGCTGCTCACCGCCATCGACGCCCATCTGGGCATCGCCCTGGCGCGCGCCTACCAGCCCTCGGTGATCCTGATGGATATCAACCTGCCCAACCTGAGTGGCTTCGACGCCCTGCGCATGTTGCGCGGCTACCCCGAGACCGCGCACATTCCCGTGCTTGCCCTGTCGGCCAATGCCATGCCGCGCGATATCGCGCGCGGCATGGAAGCGGGATTTCTCCGTTACCTGACCAAACCGATCCAGATCGCCGGCTTCATGGAAGCGCTCGACGTGGCCCTGCTGCACGCGCAGCAGCACGGCCACGATCCGCTGGCCACCTTCGCGCACTGA
- a CDS encoding putative bifunctional diguanylate cyclase/phosphodiesterase: MDQPSPPKEARIARFIRAHLQEILQNWDAFARSIPAARYLPAATLRDHAAGMLGAIADRLDLPAALPGAAAESPPHDGFESDTQAGQHGAGRVGAGFSANDTVAEFRALRASVMGLWAASEHGRDLGSEDMMRFNDAVDQALEESLQAFFTEKDELAHRFDTLLSATPDLHYITDVDGLVLYANKALAKLLGPPASPAVRQHLGDFAPAFAAQLRRDLRAVAETRATGRGELACTLADGTAHTYRYILLPVINQDGTIDAITGTARNISELKASEAQILRNAYYDSLTGLPNRILFRERLDHDVRRAARTEFALALLFIDLDGFKEVNDRFGHDAGDQLLLQVAQRLQACVRATDTVARIGGDEFTVILNEVSRIAFVEVLVCEILADLARPFSIAGKEVHVSGSIGITICPQDAHLPDDLLRNADQAMFVAKHAGRNRFSYFTPDIRDSASARLRAIDQLRQALARRELRVYYQPIVELASEAIVKAEALVRWHHPDGSLVLPQHFIGIAEETGLIGEIDAWVLAQAVPCAARLGELTGAPFQISVNKSPVGFTRRVIGHGWEEDLALFNSAGARIAVEITEGMLLDDSPGVRDKLARLQKAGVQFTIDDFGIGYSSMAYLNKFKVDFLKIDQSFVKDMHTTNPRGQIFAETIIMMAHKLGLKVIAEGVETASQRDWLRQAGCDYAQGFLFSPATTEERFAQLLQAG, encoded by the coding sequence ATGGACCAGCCTTCACCCCCCAAGGAGGCGCGCATCGCGCGCTTCATCCGCGCCCATCTGCAAGAAATCCTGCAGAACTGGGATGCGTTTGCGCGCAGCATTCCGGCGGCGCGCTACCTGCCGGCGGCCACCCTGCGCGACCACGCGGCGGGCATGCTGGGCGCCATCGCCGACCGCCTCGACCTGCCCGCGGCACTGCCCGGGGCGGCCGCCGAGTCGCCCCCCCATGACGGGTTCGAGTCCGACACCCAGGCCGGCCAGCACGGGGCCGGGCGGGTGGGCGCGGGCTTCAGCGCCAACGACACCGTTGCCGAATTTCGGGCACTGCGCGCCAGCGTCATGGGCCTGTGGGCGGCCAGCGAACACGGACGCGACCTCGGCAGCGAAGACATGATGCGCTTCAACGATGCCGTCGACCAGGCGCTGGAAGAGTCGCTGCAAGCCTTCTTCACAGAAAAAGATGAACTCGCGCACCGCTTCGACACCCTGCTCTCGGCCACCCCCGACCTGCACTACATTACCGATGTCGACGGCCTGGTCCTGTACGCCAACAAGGCCCTCGCCAAGCTGCTCGGCCCGCCCGCCAGCCCCGCCGTCCGGCAGCACCTGGGAGACTTCGCCCCTGCCTTCGCCGCCCAGCTGCGGCGCGACCTGCGCGCCGTGGCCGAGACGCGCGCGACCGGACGCGGCGAACTCGCATGCACCCTGGCCGACGGCACGGCGCACACCTACCGCTACATCCTGCTCCCCGTGATCAACCAGGATGGCACGATCGATGCCATCACCGGCACGGCGCGCAATATTTCCGAGCTCAAGGCGTCGGAAGCGCAAATCCTGCGCAACGCCTATTACGACAGCCTGACCGGCTTGCCCAACCGTATCCTGTTCCGCGAACGGCTGGACCACGACGTGCGGCGCGCGGCGCGCACCGAGTTCGCGCTGGCCCTGCTGTTCATCGACCTGGACGGCTTCAAGGAAGTCAACGACCGCTTCGGCCACGATGCCGGCGACCAGCTGCTGCTGCAGGTTGCCCAACGCCTGCAGGCGTGCGTGCGCGCAACCGACACCGTGGCGCGCATCGGCGGCGACGAATTCACCGTCATCCTCAACGAAGTGAGCCGGATCGCCTTTGTCGAGGTGCTGGTATGCGAGATCCTGGCCGACTTGGCGCGCCCCTTCTCCATCGCCGGCAAGGAAGTGCATGTATCGGGCAGCATCGGCATCACCATCTGTCCGCAGGATGCGCACCTGCCCGACGACCTGCTGCGCAATGCCGACCAGGCCATGTTCGTGGCCAAGCACGCGGGCCGCAACCGCTTCAGCTATTTCACGCCGGACATCCGCGATTCGGCCTCGGCCCGCCTGCGCGCGATCGACCAGCTGCGCCAGGCGCTGGCGCGGCGCGAGCTGCGGGTGTATTACCAGCCCATCGTCGAGCTGGCCAGCGAGGCGATCGTCAAGGCCGAGGCGCTGGTACGCTGGCACCATCCGGACGGCAGCCTGGTACTGCCGCAGCACTTTATCGGGATCGCCGAGGAAACCGGCCTGATCGGCGAAATCGATGCCTGGGTGCTGGCCCAGGCGGTGCCCTGCGCGGCGCGCCTGGGCGAACTGACGGGCGCGCCCTTCCAGATCAGCGTCAACAAGTCGCCGGTCGGATTCACGCGGCGCGTGATCGGTCATGGCTGGGAAGAAGACCTGGCCCTGTTCAACAGCGCCGGCGCGCGCATCGCGGTCGAAATCACCGAGGGCATGCTGCTGGACGATTCGCCCGGTGTGCGCGACAAGCTGGCGCGGCTGCAGAAGGCCGGGGTCCAGTTCACGATCGACGACTTCGGCATCGGTTACTCGTCGATGGCTTACCTGAACAAGTTCAAGGTCGATTTTTTGAAAATCGACCAATCCTTCGTCAAGGACATGCACACCACCAACCCGCGCGGCCAGATCTTTGCCGAAACCATCATCATGATGGCGCACAAGCTGGGCCTGAAGGTGATCGCCGAAGGGGTCGAAACGGCCAGCCAGCGCGACTGGCTGCGCCAGGCCGGCTGCGACTATGCGCAGGGTTTCCTGTTTTCGCCGGCCACCACGGAAGAGCGCTTCGCGCAGCTGCTGCAAGCCGGCTGA
- a CDS encoding vanadium-dependent haloperoxidase has translation MKPLFKRMLSISLVSVLACHVPGAPAPGAVPGAAPPASQDLVRALGLAAQVRYWSETALRANALDHTPPPPGSARVWREQYGPARSARALAIFHLALYEALNAVEPVYPSYTGMLPAPAASAPEAALARAARDTLMALYPAQAPGVAQAYVRGMARLQAGRARDNGAETGRRAAAAMLAMHPAREATYADRIVGVDYFPSNAPGKWRPDPVSRDRLALGAVWQPVRPFVLPSALAFRPGPPPALTSSAYAAAFEEVKQLGGDGVTTPTRRTRAQTVAGIFWSYDGTPWIGSAPRLYNQIALDIGARRGLGGMQMARMLALVNVALADTCLTVWATKYTEQFWRPVSGIREASPGSSPTGLGDGNPATRGDPAWTPLGAQASNTSDPDFTPPFPSYPSGHGGFGGALFQTLRHFYGTDAIAFSIVSDEFNGITRDNSGRVRPRLVRGFSSLSQAEEENAQSRIYLGVHWPFDKRAGLAVGRRVADYVVEHGLLPSAPPAAPTP, from the coding sequence ATGAAACCCTTGTTCAAGCGAATGTTGTCCATCTCGCTCGTGAGCGTGCTGGCCTGCCATGTGCCTGGTGCGCCGGCGCCGGGCGCCGTGCCCGGCGCCGCTCCGCCCGCGTCACAAGACCTGGTGCGCGCGCTCGGCCTGGCGGCGCAGGTGCGCTACTGGAGCGAGACGGCGCTGCGCGCCAATGCGCTTGACCATACGCCGCCGCCGCCCGGTTCCGCCCGCGTCTGGCGCGAGCAGTACGGCCCGGCGCGCAGCGCGCGCGCGCTGGCCATCTTCCACCTGGCCCTGTACGAAGCCCTTAATGCCGTCGAGCCGGTCTATCCGAGCTACACCGGCATGCTCCCGGCGCCGGCCGCCAGCGCCCCCGAGGCGGCACTGGCGCGGGCCGCGCGCGATACCCTGATGGCGCTGTACCCCGCGCAAGCACCCGGCGTCGCCCAGGCTTACGTGCGCGGCATGGCCCGGCTGCAAGCGGGGCGCGCGCGCGACAACGGCGCCGAGACCGGCCGCCGCGCGGCCGCAGCCATGCTGGCCATGCACCCGGCGCGCGAAGCCACCTATGCAGACCGCATCGTCGGCGTCGACTATTTTCCGAGCAATGCTCCCGGCAAGTGGCGGCCCGATCCTGTCAGCCGCGATCGGCTGGCGCTGGGCGCCGTGTGGCAGCCGGTGCGCCCGTTCGTGCTGCCCTCGGCCCTCGCGTTCCGCCCCGGCCCGCCGCCGGCCCTGACCAGCAGCGCCTATGCCGCCGCCTTCGAGGAAGTCAAGCAGCTCGGCGGCGATGGCGTGACCACCCCGACCCGGCGCACCCGGGCGCAGACCGTGGCCGGCATTTTCTGGTCGTACGACGGTACTCCCTGGATCGGCAGCGCGCCGCGCCTGTACAACCAGATCGCGCTCGACATCGGCGCCCGGCGCGGCCTGGGCGGCATGCAGATGGCGCGCATGCTGGCCCTGGTCAACGTGGCCTTGGCCGACACTTGCCTGACCGTGTGGGCCACCAAGTACACCGAGCAATTCTGGCGCCCGGTGAGCGGCATCCGCGAAGCATCGCCCGGCAGCAGCCCGACCGGCCTGGGCGACGGCAATCCGGCCACCCGGGGAGATCCGGCCTGGACGCCGCTGGGAGCGCAGGCGAGCAATACCTCGGACCCGGATTTCACGCCGCCGTTTCCATCCTATCCTTCCGGCCACGGCGGTTTCGGCGGCGCGCTGTTCCAGACCCTGCGCCACTTTTACGGCACCGATGCGATTGCCTTCAGCATCGTGTCCGATGAATTCAATGGCATCACGCGCGACAACAGCGGCCGGGTGCGGCCGCGCCTGGTACGCGGGTTTTCCAGCCTGAGCCAGGCCGAGGAAGAAAACGCCCAGAGCCGCATTTACCTTGGTGTGCACTGGCCGTTCGACAAGCGCGCCGGACTGGCGGTCGGGCGCCGCGTCGCCGATTATGTGGTCGAACACGGCTTGTTGCCGTCGGCGCCCCCGGCCGCGCCCACGCCGTGA
- a CDS encoding O-methyltransferase, with the protein MNATLHKLLSDIEQFGENNDAATDERGRRMLNITRGTGQFLAHVIGAMGARDILEIGTSNAYSTLWLADAVAPNGGKVTTVEMAPLKLRMARENVAASGLGQYIEQVDGDAGALLARSADHAYDLVFLDSERTEYTGWWPDIRRVLRPHGLLIVDNATSHAAEMAPLVRMVAAEAGFSTTLVPVGKGELVASRVPDMARYWAGWRES; encoded by the coding sequence GTGAATGCCACTCTGCACAAGCTGTTAAGCGATATCGAACAATTCGGCGAGAACAACGATGCCGCCACCGACGAGCGCGGGCGCCGCATGCTCAACATCACGCGCGGCACCGGGCAATTCCTGGCGCACGTGATCGGCGCCATGGGCGCGCGCGACATCCTGGAAATCGGCACCTCGAACGCCTATTCGACCCTGTGGCTGGCCGACGCCGTGGCGCCGAACGGCGGCAAGGTCACCACGGTGGAAATGGCGCCGCTCAAGCTGCGCATGGCGCGCGAGAATGTGGCCGCGTCCGGCCTGGGGCAGTACATCGAACAGGTCGACGGTGACGCCGGCGCGCTGCTGGCGCGCTCCGCCGATCACGCCTACGACCTGGTTTTCCTCGATTCCGAGCGCACCGAATATACCGGCTGGTGGCCGGACATCCGGCGCGTGCTGCGCCCGCACGGCCTGCTGATCGTCGACAACGCCACCTCGCACGCGGCCGAGATGGCGCCCTTGGTGCGGATGGTGGCCGCCGAAGCGGGATTTTCCACCACCCTCGTCCCTGTCGGCAAGGGCGAATTGGTTGCCAGCCGGGTGCCGGACATGGCGCGTTACTGGGCTGGCTGGCGCGAAAGCTGA
- a CDS encoding phosphocholine-specific phospholipase C, with protein MSTSRRSFLSLASAGAASTLFPDLIREALAVPANNLTGSIADVEHVVIFMQENRSFDHYFGSFPGVRGFDDPRAITLPSGKPVWYQPDSAGGHVLPFHFDTKNTSALSLGTDHSWKGSQASWQGWDAWVKKKTPQCMGYFDRGDLPFYYALADAFSICDAYHCSVFGPTDPNRFYSLSGTSRGRMGALGGLYNVSATGYYNNDPARDNLAPAVTASAPTWRTYAEVLEANDVSWKVYQEWDNYGDNYLAYFRQFRVNPDGSRLAPDSPLARKGRVLAPGSTEANSRGTTGDWLVADFAADVRDNRLPKVSWIVAPNDYTEHAPNSPNAGENLTARLLAALVANPALWSKTVFLLTYDENDGFFDHVPPNIPPLDPSMGRTTLAEIGADENLAGVPVGLGPRVPMLVISPWSKGGRVCSQVFDHTSKLRFLEEWLTLGLKKNRAAVTLENISPWRRAVCGDLTSAFDFKSPNSAWPASVPKSARYEPVSGKPYPAPPAQQSLPLQEPCKTVTRTRYACALPYVLSAHAAVTPGRQLELSLHNSGTAGAAFIVYSKVRSDGPWYYTVEAGKRIEREVWNWSGGQYHLSVTGPNGFLRELAGDLAASAARPEVRVNYDTAAGNVQLLLSNAGGTAACTFTMVDNAYGAAATSYTVAAGQQQVVQCLLAGSFGWYDYSIGCDTDPRFLRRVAGHVETGAAGRTDPAIGANQRRVVLTVSASVLQRGASMNVSYAAPAGKSDPKNWVGLFAANAIPGSAGQAALQWAYVPAATGTHTFSTAALAVGDYAVWYFHQGGYTALGEAVTVSVTQFATSTPAVTRGAPLVFTFAIPASRVTAKNWVGIYRAGTSPGAGSSAIWQYAAQAGARVTFDSSSLAPGSYSAWLLHNDGYGVLGGPLAVSIA; from the coding sequence ATGTCCACCAGCAGACGCAGCTTTCTCAGCCTGGCTTCGGCCGGTGCCGCCAGTACCTTGTTCCCCGACCTGATCCGCGAAGCGCTGGCCGTACCGGCCAATAACCTCACCGGCAGCATCGCCGACGTCGAGCACGTGGTCATCTTCATGCAGGAAAATCGCTCCTTCGATCACTATTTCGGCAGCTTTCCTGGGGTGCGCGGCTTCGACGATCCGCGCGCGATCACCCTCCCCAGCGGCAAGCCGGTCTGGTACCAGCCCGACTCCGCCGGCGGCCATGTGCTGCCGTTTCACTTCGACACAAAAAACACCAGCGCGCTCTCGCTCGGCACCGATCACTCGTGGAAGGGTTCGCAGGCGAGCTGGCAGGGCTGGGATGCCTGGGTCAAGAAAAAGACGCCCCAGTGCATGGGCTATTTCGACCGCGGCGACCTGCCGTTCTACTATGCGCTGGCGGACGCCTTCAGCATTTGCGACGCTTACCACTGTTCGGTGTTCGGCCCTACCGACCCGAACCGCTTTTACTCGCTGTCGGGCACCAGCCGCGGACGGATGGGGGCGCTGGGCGGCCTGTACAACGTGAGCGCTACGGGCTATTACAACAACGATCCTGCCCGCGACAATCTGGCGCCGGCCGTCACCGCCAGCGCGCCCACCTGGCGTACCTATGCCGAGGTCCTCGAAGCGAACGATGTCAGCTGGAAGGTCTACCAGGAATGGGATAACTACGGCGACAATTACCTGGCGTATTTCCGCCAGTTCCGCGTCAATCCGGACGGCAGCCGCCTCGCGCCCGACAGTCCGCTGGCGCGCAAGGGAAGGGTGCTGGCGCCCGGCTCGACCGAGGCCAACTCGCGCGGCACCACGGGCGACTGGCTGGTCGCCGACTTCGCCGCCGACGTGCGCGACAACCGCCTGCCCAAGGTGTCGTGGATCGTCGCGCCCAACGACTACACCGAGCATGCGCCGAACTCGCCCAATGCCGGCGAAAACCTGACGGCGCGCCTGCTGGCGGCGCTGGTGGCCAATCCGGCGCTGTGGTCGAAGACGGTTTTCCTGCTGACCTACGACGAGAACGATGGCTTCTTCGACCATGTGCCGCCGAATATCCCGCCGCTCGACCCGTCCATGGGGCGCACCACCCTGGCCGAGATCGGGGCCGATGAAAACCTGGCCGGGGTGCCGGTCGGACTGGGTCCGCGCGTGCCGATGCTGGTCATTTCGCCGTGGAGCAAGGGCGGGCGCGTGTGCTCGCAAGTGTTCGACCACACTTCCAAGCTGCGCTTCCTGGAAGAGTGGCTCACCTTAGGCCTGAAAAAGAATCGTGCCGCCGTCACCCTGGAAAATATCTCGCCGTGGCGGCGCGCGGTGTGCGGCGACCTGACCTCGGCCTTCGATTTCAAGTCGCCCAATAGCGCCTGGCCGGCCAGCGTGCCGAAGTCGGCCCGCTACGAGCCGGTGTCCGGCAAGCCGTATCCGGCGCCGCCAGCGCAGCAGAGTTTGCCGCTGCAGGAGCCGTGCAAGACCGTCACGCGCACGCGCTACGCCTGTGCGCTGCCGTATGTGCTGAGCGCGCACGCGGCGGTCACGCCCGGCAGGCAGCTCGAACTGTCGCTGCACAACAGCGGCACGGCCGGCGCGGCCTTCATCGTGTATTCCAAGGTGCGCAGCGACGGGCCGTGGTACTACACGGTCGAAGCGGGCAAGCGCATCGAGCGGGAAGTGTGGAACTGGAGCGGCGGCCAATACCACCTGAGCGTGACCGGCCCGAATGGTTTTCTGCGCGAGCTGGCGGGCGACCTGGCGGCGAGCGCCGCGCGTCCGGAAGTGCGGGTCAACTACGATACGGCCGCAGGCAATGTGCAATTGCTGCTGTCGAACGCGGGCGGCACGGCAGCCTGCACCTTCACCATGGTCGACAATGCCTACGGCGCCGCCGCCACGAGCTATACGGTGGCGGCCGGCCAGCAGCAAGTGGTGCAATGCCTGCTGGCGGGCAGTTTCGGCTGGTACGACTACAGCATCGGCTGCGATACCGATCCGCGCTTCCTGCGGCGCGTGGCGGGCCACGTGGAGACCGGCGCAGCGGGGCGCACCGACCCGGCCATCGGCGCCAACCAGCGCCGCGTGGTGCTCACAGTCAGCGCATCGGTGCTGCAGCGCGGCGCGAGCATGAATGTGAGCTACGCCGCGCCGGCGGGCAAGAGCGATCCGAAAAACTGGGTCGGCCTGTTCGCCGCCAACGCCATACCGGGCAGCGCGGGCCAGGCCGCGCTGCAATGGGCTTACGTGCCGGCGGCGACAGGCACCCACACATTCAGCACGGCGGCGCTGGCGGTGGGCGACTACGCCGTCTGGTATTTCCACCAGGGCGGCTACACGGCCCTGGGCGAGGCGGTGACGGTGAGCGTGACGCAGTTTGCCACCAGCACGCCAGCGGTCACGCGCGGCGCGCCGCTGGTGTTCACCTTCGCAATTCCAGCCAGCCGCGTCACTGCTAAAAACTGGGTCGGCATTTACCGCGCGGGCACCTCGCCGGGGGCGGGCAGCTCGGCCATCTGGCAGTACGCGGCGCAGGCCGGGGCCAGGGTCACGTTCGACAGCAGCAGCCTCGCGCCGGGCAGCTACAGCGCCTGGCTGCTGCACAACGATGGCTACGGCGTGCTGGGCGGGCCGCTGGCCGTGAGCATCGCATGA
- a CDS encoding GNAT family N-acetyltransferase, giving the protein MKKIATRLATMADIDQLAVMFDAYRQFYELAPDLVLSRQFIHDRMLGSESVLILAEDDEGAAAAFCQLYPTFCSLAAAPIYALYDLYVRPEARQLGAGRALLLAAEAHALRNGAVRLDLTTAKTNLPAQSLYQALGRTRDDIFYAYSKNLAA; this is encoded by the coding sequence ATGAAAAAAATCGCCACCCGCCTGGCAACGATGGCTGACATCGACCAGCTCGCCGTCATGTTCGACGCCTACCGCCAGTTCTACGAACTCGCGCCCGACCTGGTCCTGTCGCGCCAGTTCATCCACGACCGCATGCTGGGCAGCGAATCGGTGCTGATCCTGGCCGAAGATGACGAGGGCGCCGCCGCCGCTTTCTGCCAGCTCTATCCGACCTTTTGCTCGCTTGCCGCGGCCCCCATCTACGCGCTGTACGACCTCTACGTACGACCCGAGGCGCGCCAGCTCGGCGCCGGCCGCGCGCTGCTGCTGGCGGCCGAGGCGCATGCCCTGCGCAACGGCGCCGTGCGGCTCGACCTGACCACCGCCAAAACCAATCTGCCGGCACAAAGCCTGTACCAGGCCCTGGGTAGGACGCGCGACGATATTTTCTACGCGTACAGCAAAAACCTGGCTGCGTAG